One Cucumis melo cultivar AY chromosome 8, USDA_Cmelo_AY_1.0, whole genome shotgun sequence genomic window, cattgttacttaATTGAACCATtttgatgtcttttacagggagcatcactaaacaaatgaccgcaatagaagaaatggttgcaagtgagtacaattagccagacctTCATCTTTGTGACACGATCTTGAAGTTGGTCATTTATGAAGCGTTCTAGTTTACTATTAgttgcagttttagttattgctctctcaatatattctttttctttctatttttttttttaaaggatgatcagtgtaataattaagcttcataatttctttgtgtttggagccaagttgtatataaatgtacacattattaagatttcattttgtatatgtacaagtaaaagatttcatttttaactatttggtgtcatacaaaatggacaataatgcaaggatttaataaaaataaatttgaaaaacgacattaaagacatcgttaatgtcggtttcaaaacgacattaaagacagctttaatatcggttaaaaaacgacattaaagacagctttaatgttggttaaaaaaaattaaagacatctttaatgtcggtggaaaaacgacattaaagatgtatcataagcgacattaaagacatatttaatgtcggttatccaccgacattaaagatgaaccgacattaaaagccttcaataacaccttcaaagatgtcggtttataaccgacattgaaggcctttaatgtcggtctttaatgtcggttataaaccgacattaaagccctttaataacgctcgcaaagatgtcggtcgccaagtggccttcaatgtcggttataaaccgacatctttgaaggtgttattgaaggcttTTAaaggttttaaaccgacattaaaggccatatttcttgtagtgatgcCTTACTTTCCACGTGGAGTTTATAAGCACTTCTTTACCGGCATTGACAACTCTTAGTGGCATAGACTTTGTCTTGGCCGCAAGTCCCCTTAGCTTTACACTTCAAAAATACTCATGCCACCTAGCCTTTTCTTGGCCACCTCTCACTACTCACTACCCTTTGGAGGATGGGAAGACACTCATTTGGCCGTCTAGTTCTCAACTCTAACACTTAACCAGTTTTCCTTTGCTTCTCTTCCTTCCTTAATTTACCAGCTACCTAAAACCCTAAGCTCTTCAACACTTAACAAATTTCACCACAATTTTCTTCTTTCAGACACTAAGGACCTCTTCAAGGCTAACTTATCATTTATAACAAAcacaacaagaacaacaacttaACTAGATAAACAACTTAGGAAATTGAGGAAAAAGAGATTTATGGTTTACAATAATCCAGAAGCAAAGTCACTGAGAGTGCATATCTGAAGTGTATAATCTCATACCATTATGGAGAAATTTAAAGAGTTTATGTCGTTATTAACAACTTTTTGGTCACTCATAATCAATATCTAACCTATAAACCTTTGAACATGCTtgattcctttttttttttctagaactaCATACTTGTAATAAACTCCAACATGAACGGATCTACTGTTTAGTAATTAAAgcataataaataaatatagaaCTTTTTCAAAAATGGATTGCCAATCAATTCCCTACCCAATTGGATGATTAATAACCCCAAAAATTCGTGGTGTGCACGACAATTCATATACACTTTATTTTATGAGAAAATCAAAGTGTGTTCACAACTTTAAATGCCAATTATCATATTTTTTCTCGTTTCAAACACAACACAAAAAGGAATAATGTATAAGAGGAGACATGTGTTATGATTGTTTTTAATGTATGAGATGTTGTCAACACCATcgttttattattgttattttacaaaaatggaatgaaatgaaattaaaaagaagaagaaaaaggaaagtaTTAGAACATTCGATTGGGTGTGGAAATTGTTTGTGGAAGTCCGATCCATGTAAACATTAAAGTCAATAGGACGGTTCAATTGGTTCAATATAATTAGGTTTCACATTCCTACTTAatgctttttatttatttatttttagccAAAGTCAACTATATAAActactctcattttcttataattcaatgataatattaatataaaactTATGGGGACGAGAGTTCCAATTTTCGTATCCAGCTAATAAGGAGAGAGTTCATATGAATTACCAACTAAGACATACTTTGACAGACTACTTTCAAATTCCATCTTATACTTCTCAAATGTTTTGTATtcttttctaattaaaattcAACTACCACATATCTacatctctctctatatatatttttaaaaggaACCAAATTTTGTGGTAACTTCAAATTGTTGTTACAAATAAGTATTTTAAGAATGGAACattacactagaagaaatcttgtctttaatgtcgggtgaaaaaaatgaaaaatgggctttaatgtcgttttccAAAAGgcagatgtttaatgtcggttttaaaccgacattaaagatagagctttaatgtcggtttaaaatcgtCATTAAACACCCTGCTTTTTTAGAACTggcattaaagcccatttttattttatttttatttttattttttaattttgtaaaaattaactttctctctcttactttactcttttctcaaaccctcccacacactatttttcatctttctcaaatttctttcacccttctcaatctcatcactttcttcccCTCTTCTTCGATAGCtgctcaatctcatcacttttcGATCGGCTCTGCCACTTACTTGAACTACTAGACCACCGCAACCACCGGCACAGCCCATGTCGAACTTCCATCTTCACTATCGCTTCTTTTCAGTTactctttatcttcttctcctttcatttttctctctctttcagcCATTCGCAGTACGCTGATGATGAATCCGATCAAGATTCTCCGATCTCTCGCTTTCAACGCTACCTCATAATCAAAACCGCACATCCAGATCCCGATTACGCCTCCGTCGTTGCCTTCCTCAGATCTCAAGCACAAGAAATCGGTCTCCATATGCAAGTACTCGAGTTCGGTCCAGGTAAGCCTCTTCTTCTTGTGACTTGGTATGGATCAAACCCTTCTTTGCCTTCGGTTTTACTTAACTCTCACATGGACTCTGTCCCTTCCGAGCCTTCTAAGTGGCTTCATCCTCCATTCTCCGCTGTCCGAACCTCCGATGGTAAAATCTTCGCTCGTGGTTCTCAAGATGACAAGTGTATCGCCATCCAGTATCTTGAAGCCATTCGGAATCTTAGAAACCGGGATTTCATCCCTGTCCGTACGGTTCATATATCGTATGTACCGGATGAGGAGATTGGGGGTTCTGATGGAGCTACGAAGTTCGTTCAATCGAAGGAGTTCAAGGAGTTGAATGTAGGGTTTATGATGGATGAAGGACAAGCTTCACCGAGAGAtgagtttagggttttttacGCCGACAAATCGCCATGGTCGTTGATAATCAAGGATAAAGGAACCCCTTGCCATGGATCTAGAATGTACGATAACAGCGCAATGGAGAATTTGATGAAGAGCGTAGAGATTATCAGTAGATTCAGAGAGAGCCAATTTGAAATAGTTAAAGCCGGTGAAGCTGCTAATTCAGAAGTCATCTCTGTGAATTCTGTTTTTGTTAATGCCGGAATTCCTTCCCCCAAATGAATCCTGTTTTCATTTACTTTGACGTGCTTTCTGGTTTAGTGTGCCTGTGCATTCTGTAATAGAATTTTACGCACTTGCAGATCATCGTCCAACGTTCCTCGCCTTGTTCTTCCAAAGGAACTATTTGTCAATATTGTCGTTACGTTTGGTGCCGAGGTTAACCGAGCTCTCTGTTATCTCCAAGATATTGCTTGTGAAGGAAATTTGAAACACTTCCTTGTGGTATGCTAACATATTTGAAAACATGAGATATTTGAGAAATATGCTGCCTCAATTTTGCAAGGGTATGCTATATTGAAtagagtttattttattatggCTCCTAGGAAACCTGTTAGATTGCTGTTTTTGCTTTTTGACTTTTTTGTGGATACTTTAATGTGAATGTATTTCCAGACCGTAGTAAGCTTGTGGGTTGGTGCTGTGATTAGTAGCTGGTGCAATTTCATAACTATCTTGTATGTTGGTAAGTGTTTACAGATTCTGCTTCTCAAAACATTtacatctttaatttctttgatgATATCATTTACCTATAACCACTAAAGAGATTTAGAGTGTTTTTGGTTGATTTAGATATTTGATTCAAATTGTGATGGCTACTATAACTTAATGTTGTAGGATCATATTATTGAGCGAGATTATTTTAGAGGAGTGTAACCTGTTTCAAACACCTACAGTTTACTGGTTCAAGTGTTTGAATTATTTTGCTTCTTTGGGGGAAGGGACTTTAGCTATTTCATTTCATTACCTAATATAGGATGAGCTTTTTCCAATTCTATGCCACATGGAAAGCATAGTACTCCACAATCATTGACTTCGATGAGATTGTTACGCTATGAAATTAGTTGAGAAGAATGTAAACTGTctaaaaaagagtaaaaaagcATAACCAAAATTATCTTGCTTCTTAGTCAGCTGCAACGAATCAAAGGTTGGATAGAAACTTTTTGGTCATGGGAGACCCTACGTTCCTTAGATAATCTAAAACCATCAATCTTCACAACTAGTTTTTGTCTTTTTGTACAATAGTGTTCTTTGAGCGTTTTGATATTATATATGATGTGTCTACCCTCACAAGAAAATCTAGTAGAATTGTATATGAAGAATGTAGCTTTCTTCTTTACTTCTTACTCAaacgtcttttttcttttttcatatggGTATTGAAGTGACTGCTCCCTTCGATGGTGCATTTGATTTTATGAAACTTTGTTATGacattggatttttttttttaaagaaacatGCTTTTATGCTTGATAAGTTAATAGCTTCAACATGAAAGTTAATGACCAAATGTTGGCTGATGGAAAGAACCAAATAAAGCATGCCTTTGGGAATTAATGCgatattcataaaaaaaaaaaaaaacaatgacgAATTGGAGTTTTTGATTGAGAATTGAAAATGATGAGGTAGTATTCTGTTGATTTTTATAGCATATGCTCTATTATAAATATATGTGAAACTTTTTCAGTAGGCTACTTAATTAAGTATTTCGATGTAGCTTATTTTGATGACTAACGTACAAATAGTACAAAGGAAGCTTTTGAGAAAGTCGTTTTCATCAAAACTCAGAAGACTAATGCTCGAAGAGAGGGTAGTTACCTTTTCATAGTGTTATCAAAAAGAGAGGgttttaacttcttttttttgtGAAGATGTGCATTCTTAATAGTGTTAGCTTCTCTTATTTGAGTCAATTTCAATGTTCTTTTAATTGCTGTAAAGAAATTTTTGAATGTTTCAGTAGTCAAATtcaatggtttattttgatattgcttgtaggATGATTGAAGATATATCGAATTGAAAGCGAAGCGAATGTGTAGATAGCCAAACTattgttgaaggttgaagactgagaagacgtttagaatttcttgttaaagtcttgtattaggatcttgtttcatgtactgtgtagaatgtatatataaatataatattaagattccattttgtgtatacaaatgtaaaagaaaaatattatagttttaaaaataatttaattttattgatttgttggagtGAGGAAAATATTTATCTACTTGAACTCAATGTcgatttataaaaaatggacattaatgaaacaatttaataaaaataaaattgaaaaaatgtgTCCAGAACAAGGCAaaaatgtcgtttttaaactgacattaaagaggcctttaatgtcggcctagaaacgacattaaaggcatctttagtgtcggtttaaaaacgacattaaagatatttttaatgtcggttctaaaccgacattaaaggtcaaccgacattaaaggtcttcaataacatcatcaaagatgtcggtttataaccgacattgaaggcctttaatgtcagtttttaaccgacattaaagaggcctttaatgtcggttataaacccaCATTAAAgcctaaccgacattaaagacctttaatgtcggttttaaaccgacattaaaggccaaatttcttgtagtgaattaCTAGCTAGCGTATTTTATAAGCTAATCcaagtatttttcttttgataatttttttctaattgaAACTTTCTAATGTTTTTAGTTCATAGATATATAAATGTTGAAATTTGTAACGTCCCGAagctcgaggtaaaaattttcgcgttttaagtaaattttaataatataatattaattatattattagtattgggtattattgtcgttcaattttaatgttaatatatttttccttttactatttatttaaaataaatattaatattattatttaatattattataattatttaatagtaatatattattataaattatatttactttgattaatgtatattattattgattattgatagaattaattaatattaatatttaatcattagttataattattattatataatatatatatattaatattattattattattattttctaaacttaatatatttatatatatatatatatatatataaaaaaaaaaaaaaaaaagagagaagaaggaAAACCCTACCGCGCGCCGCCTACCCTCTCCCCTCTCCAtttttcgtttttcttctcCACCGCGCCGCAGCCATccgtttctccttcttcttcatctcttctccttccgaccGCAACGCCACCATCTCTTCCTCTCTGTCTCCGTGTATCTCTTCCGTTTTCATCTCCGCCTCCGTCCACGAACGTCGAAGCGGATTCCGCCGCGGCCTCCCCCTATTTTCGGATCTCCCCTTGGCTTCAGATCGTCCCAACTTCTGCCGTCAAGCCGTCGTCCTCTGTCGGGTGAAAACGGAACCGGTCGACGGATTCTACCCAGCCGCGGCACGCCCCCATCGTACCGCCGTcgtcgccggaagagagaacccgtaaaaccgtggctgccgttttcgtccaacccgacccgaaaccgcttccagtccgagccgaaAACCGGAGACAGAGCTGAGCcgcgccacaagccgagccacgagccgcgccacaagccgagcagcgagccgcgtgagccgagccgagcgagccgcgagccgagccgcgagccgagtgagccaagccgcgagccgagtgagccgagccgcgagccgagcccaagccgagccgagccgagccgagaaccaagccgagccgagccgagccgagccgagccgagccaaaccgagccgagccgagccgagccgagccaagccgagccgaaccgagccgagccgagaaccaagccgagtcaagccgagccgagccaagccgagccgagccgagccgagccgagccgagccgagccgagtccaagccgagccgagccgagccacctaagccttccttcctccacttcggttcacggtgagtcttcggtaagggttgttttgatgaactccctaatgttacctcgtccgattcgagtttgaatgttggattaagatgtggccctactttctcccttgaaggtagtacagagttgacgcttaagttctcgggttccgcggcagacctggttggagatagcttcctttccttgagtaagtcaacggataacctttttaaaacaactgctactaacgtcatcaactaaaaccgttgtgtttttcgtttaggttgatctgttgagcgtggattcaatcgagaggcataaccgagtatcaggtaagggttttcctactactggaccccgagtccaggctaaaaccgtagtaatccacaggggattatacgttagtgactgtaatgaatatctgtatgcaagttgactgttaagtactgatactatattttgtctgatgaaaatatactgtgactgctatttgtggattgagaatttatgttgatggaccctaaagttacggttcagtatgtagtaagacactggtctggatgtggtttatggaatttggacggggatggaccgtgagtccggttttgagttggttagtcgattggacctagggttttccctattggtgtgcgaatcggtaatgcatatagcaacggagggtgtagatgtttaaacttatactatctgactgataaaacctatggcgggactgtgatatgaatgccgttgggatgtgattgatgtagacagtttagtttggactgaggggtaacggttagcttcatctatggggtagtgtgccttacggataggtgcgtccttcgggagcactagactgatatgtgcgtccttcgggagcactagactgatatgtgcatccttcgggggcactagactgatatgtgcatccttcgggagcactagactgatatgtgcatccttcgggagcactagactgatatgtgcatccttcgggagcactggactgacatgtagggtacccccgaataggaagttaactgttgtcccctaacgggcccagtagtgggtcccttactgggtatgtttatactcacccttttctcttctttaacttttcaggtaggggtacagcgaggggcagaccgacgagaggcaggaaggatgcgtgaaggccatatggacgcgtccggttttcttttcgcttccgctatgtattttgtctgaatattttgacttgtgattttgaactggtgccttgatatttttattttgtgactttcttgatttatttaaatagggcccgaactgtcttttgtaaggtttctaatgttttaatgaatcgtaattggtctgttttaaattttatgttgaatggtcgagttttggtatttggtagtgacctcagcttagtccggaaagttgggtctttacagttggtatcagagcctaagttttaggttctgtagactgacttataatgtgagtctgtgttttgtgtccttattgctgaaacgatccttgccgctcgtcaggtacgctctcatgaaagtatatgtataactctacatgcattaccttacctaagttaaactgcaaattcaattaccatttatgactaaaggaatcgtttggtggttgttaggaaaatgccaccaaggagaggtgcacgtaggggtggccgaggaggccgaggaaggggagcaggacgcgttcagcctgaggtgcagcctgtagcccaagcccctgacccggctgcgccagttactcatgcggacctagccgccatggagcagaggtttagagatatgattatgcagatgcgggagcagcagaagcctgcctcgccaactccggcgccagctccagcgccagctccagcacgagttcctgctccagctccggccccagtaccagttgcgccccagtttgtgccggatcagttgtcggcagaggctaagcatctgagggatttcaggaagtataatcccacgacgttcgatgggtctttggaggaccccaccagggctcagatgtggttatcgtccttggaaaccatattccgttacatgaaatgccctgaggatcagaaggttcagtgtgctgtttttatgttgactgacagaggtactgcatggtgggagactacagagaggatgctaggtggtgatgtgagtcagatcacgtggcagcagttcaaggagagtttctatgcgaaattcttctccgccagtttgagagatgccaagcggcaggagtttctgaacttagagcagggtgacatgaccgtggagcagtacgatgcggagtttgacatgttatcccgcttcgctcccgagatgatagcgaccgaggcggccagagctgataagtttgttagaggcctcagattggacattcagggtttggtccgagctttcagacccgctactcatgccgatgcactgcgcctggcagtggatctcagtttacaggagagggccaactcgtctaagaccgctggtagaggttcgacgtctggacagaagaggaaggctgagcagcagcctgttccagtgccacagcggaatttcagaccaggtggtgagtttcgcagcttccagcagaaaccttttgaggcaggggaggctgccagaggaaagccgttgtgtaccacttgtgggaagcaccatctgggccgttgcttattcgggaccaggacctgctttaagtgcaggcaagagggtcatacagctgatagatgcccgttgagagtcacggggatcgcgcagaatcagggagcaggtgctccacatcagggtagagtctttgctaccaacaggactgaggctgagaaggcaggcacagtagtgacaggtacgctcccagtgttggggcattacgccttagttttgtttgattcgggttcgtcacattcttttatctcttccgcattcgtgtcgcatgcccgcttagaggtagagcccttacacaatgttctatcagtatctactccttccggggaatgtatgttgtcgaaagaaaaggtgaaggcatgccagattgagatatcAGGCcgtgtgattgaagtaacgctgatagttctggatatgctggactttgatgtaatcctgggcatggattggttggccgctaaccacgccagtatagattgttcacgtaaggaggtaacgtttaaccctccctcgatggccagttttaaatttaagggaggagggtcaaagtcgttgcctcaggtaatctcagccatcagggccagtaaactgctcagtcagggtacttggggtatcttagcgagtgtggtggatactagagaggcggatgtatccctgtcgtcagaaccggtggtgagggactatccggacgtttttcctgaggaacttccagggttacctccgcacagggaggttgagtttgccatagagttggagccgggcacggtccctatatccagagccccttacagaatggcccccgcagaactgaaagaactgaaggtacagttacaggaattgcttgataagggattcattcgaccgagcgtgtcaccttggggtgcgccagtcttattcgttaagaagaaggacggatcgatgcgtctgtgcattgactatagggagttgaataaggtaaccgtaaagaacagatatcccttgcccaggattgacgatctatttgaccagttacagggagccactgtattctctaagattgatcttcggtcgggataccatcagctgataATTAAgaatgaggatgtaccgaagacagcatttcgttccagatatggacactacgagtttattgtgatgtcttttggtttgacgaatgctccggcagtatttatggacttgatgaacagagtgtttagggagttcctagatacttttgtgatcgtgtttatcgacgatattttgatatactccaagacggaggccgaacatgaggaacATTTACGCATGGTTTTGCAGAcgcttcgggataataagttatatgcaaagttctcgaaatgcgagttttggctgaaacAGGTGTCTTTTCtaggccacgtggtttctaaggatggagtctctgtggatccagctaagatagaggcagtcaccggttggacccgaccttccacagtcagtgaggttcgtagctttctgggtttagcaggctattatcgacggtttgtggagaacttttcccgtatagctactcctcttactcagttgaccagaaagggagctccttttgtttggagcaaggcatgtgaggacagtttccagacccttaaacggaagctagttaccgcgccggttcttactgtacctgatggttctggcagtttcgtgatttatagtgatgcttccaagaagggtctgggttgtgttttgatgcagcagggtaaggtggtcgcttatgcgtctcgtcagttgaagagtcatgagcagaactaccctacacatgatctagagttggcagcagtggtttttgc contains:
- the LOC103497502 gene encoding uncharacterized protein LOC103497502, producing the protein MGFNVVFQKADLLFIFFSFHFSLSFSHSQYADDESDQDSPISRFQRYLIIKTAHPDPDYASVVAFLRSQAQEIGLHMQVLEFGPGKPLLLVTWYGSNPSLPSVLLNSHMDSVPSEPSKWLHPPFSAVRTSDGKIFARGSQDDKCIAIQYLEAIRNLRNRDFIPVRTVHISYVPDEEIGGSDGATKFVQSKEFKELNVGFMMDEGQASPRDEFRVFYADKSPWSLIIKDKGTPCHGSRMYDNSAMENLMKSVEIISRFRESQFEIVKAGEAANSEVISVNSVFVNAGIPSPK